A genomic segment from Micromonospora echinaurantiaca encodes:
- a CDS encoding alpha/beta fold hydrolase: MTKIEVNGAQLAYDEVGSGTPVVLLHAGIADRRMWREQVGVLAVRHRVIALDLRGYGESELPPASFAHHDDVVGLLDALGVPQAALVGCSFGGAVAVDTALAHPERVTALALFGSAISGHEWSEQANDLWDQLVGEVDQEDFAASAAAEVRFWVVGPGRRPEEVDPELLAFAGEMDQRALAAEQALSAVDVAELDPPAIGRLGELRMPVLVTAGAADVPDISRLADRIAAEAPDAVRLPDVPDAAHLLPLERPEPVNAALLDFLP, from the coding sequence GTGACCAAGATCGAGGTGAACGGCGCCCAGCTCGCGTACGACGAGGTGGGCAGTGGTACGCCGGTGGTGCTGCTGCACGCCGGGATCGCCGACCGGCGGATGTGGCGCGAGCAGGTCGGCGTGCTGGCCGTACGGCACCGGGTGATCGCGCTCGACCTGCGCGGCTACGGCGAATCCGAGCTGCCGCCCGCCTCGTTCGCCCACCACGACGACGTGGTCGGGCTGCTGGACGCGCTCGGCGTGCCGCAGGCCGCCCTGGTCGGCTGCTCGTTCGGCGGGGCGGTGGCGGTCGACACCGCGCTGGCCCACCCGGAGCGGGTCACGGCGCTCGCCCTGTTCGGCAGCGCGATCTCCGGCCACGAATGGTCCGAGCAGGCCAACGACCTCTGGGACCAGCTGGTGGGCGAGGTCGACCAGGAGGACTTCGCGGCCAGCGCCGCCGCCGAGGTGCGGTTCTGGGTGGTCGGCCCCGGCCGTCGCCCGGAGGAGGTCGACCCGGAGCTGCTCGCCTTCGCCGGGGAGATGGACCAGCGGGCCCTCGCCGCCGAGCAGGCGCTCAGCGCGGTGGACGTGGCCGAGCTGGACCCGCCGGCCATCGGCCGCCTCGGTGAGCTGCGGATGCCCGTCCTGGTCACCGCCGGCGCGGCCGACGTGCCGGACATCAGCCGGCTCGCCGACCGGATCGCCGCCGAGGCGCCCGACGCGGTGCGCCTGCCCGACGTGCCGGACGCCGCCCACCTGCTCCCGCTGGAACGCCCGGAGCCGGTCAACGCCGCCCTGCTCGACTTCCTCCCCTGA